Proteins encoded in a region of the Dendropsophus ebraccatus isolate aDenEbr1 chromosome 11, aDenEbr1.pat, whole genome shotgun sequence genome:
- the OVCA2 gene encoding esterase OVCA2 has product MAAATVVPTVPGRSTKVVRLLALHGYWQNEHSFRERTGALRKNLKNRAEIVMISAPLCIPEPEEEGGGGQREDPRGWWFSNPEKSSFNAMDETKSCAGLEASLNTVAKAFSELGPFEGILGFSQGAAFAAMLCALKQQGDPRFQFNFAILVAGFKSRASEHAHFYKEPITVPSLHVFGDTDRVIPADMSQELAAHFVEPVLLTHTGGHYIPVCAAQKKVYFPFLDSFRK; this is encoded by the exons ATGGCGGCCGCCACAGTAGTCCCTACAGTCCCTGGCAGGAGTACGAAAGTGGTGCGGCTCCTGGCACTGCACGGCTACTGGCAGAATGAGCACAGCTTCCGGGAGCGGACGGGGGCCCTGAGGAAGAACCTGAAGAACCGCGCGGAGATCGTCATGATCAGCGCCCCCCTGTGTATCCCGGAGCCGG AGGAAGAAGGTGGAGGTGGTCAAAGAGAAGACCCCAGAGGCTGGTGGTTCTCAAACCCTGAGAAGAGTAGCTTTAATGCCATGGATGAGACCAAGTCATGTGCAGGTTTAGAGGCATCCCTGAACACTGTCGCCAAGGCGTTTTCTGAGCTTGGACCCTTTGAAGGCATTTTAGGTTTCAGCCAAGGAGCTGCTTTTGCCGCTATGCTGTGCGCCTTAAAGCAGCAGGGAGATCCTCGCTTCCAGTTCAACTTTGCTATACTGGTTGCTGGTTTCAAGAGCCGAGCATCTGAACATGCACATTTCTACAAAGAACCCATCACTGTACCGTCACTTCATGTGTTTGGTGACACCGATCGCGTCATCCCGGCAGATATGAGCCAAGAGCTAGCCGCCCATTTTGTGGAGCCAGTTTTGCTGACACATACAGGAGGACACTACATCCCGGTGTGCGCAGCTCAGAAGAAAGTCTACTTCCCATTCTTAGACTCTTTCAGAAAATAA